One genomic segment of Dehalogenimonas alkenigignens includes these proteins:
- the rpsK gene encoding 30S ribosomal protein S11: MATKKRVGVKKKEKRLIPVGKAYIQATFNNTIVTLADPQGNVLATTSSGNAGFKGSRKGTPYAAQMAAQNCAKKAMESGLRQIEVFVKGPGSGREAAIRSLQASGLIVTGIRDVTPIPHNGCRPPKRRRV; encoded by the coding sequence GTGGCAACCAAAAAACGCGTTGGCGTTAAGAAGAAAGAAAAGCGGCTGATACCGGTCGGCAAAGCCTACATCCAGGCGACGTTCAATAACACCATCGTCACCCTGGCCGACCCGCAGGGTAATGTGCTGGCGACCACCAGTTCCGGGAACGCCGGCTTTAAAGGGTCGCGGAAAGGCACTCCCTATGCCGCCCAGATGGCCGCCCAGAACTGCGCCAAAAAGGCGATGGAAAGCGGCTTGCGCCAGATTGAGGTGTTCGTTAAGGGGCCTGGTTCAGGGCGAGAAGCGGCCATCCGGTCGCTGCAGGCTTCCGGGCTGATTGTCACCGGCATCCGCGACGTCACCCCGATTCCGCATAACGGTTGCCGTCCTCCTAAGAGAAGGAGGGTGTAA
- a CDS encoding adenylate kinase, translating into MYNAIFLGAPGAGKGTQAAVVAERMGFAHLATGDLFRKHIAAGDELGRRVKSYLDKGQLVPDEVTVAMVLGRMGQLADKGGVILDGFPRTLSQAEALDRALAATGGAVSRVVYLAVPEAELVKRLSDRWICRGCQAPYTAADKAASNACRRCGGELYQRTDDTPETVKKRLEVYFKETSPLVEYYRQAGILAEVDGTGDVSEVTGRIAAALS; encoded by the coding sequence ATGTATAATGCAATTTTTCTGGGCGCGCCGGGCGCCGGCAAAGGGACCCAGGCCGCGGTGGTGGCCGAGAGAATGGGTTTTGCTCACCTGGCTACAGGAGACCTGTTCCGCAAGCATATCGCGGCCGGAGACGAGCTGGGGCGGCGGGTTAAATCGTACCTTGACAAGGGGCAGTTGGTGCCCGATGAAGTTACCGTTGCGATGGTGCTTGGCCGCATGGGTCAGCTGGCCGACAAGGGCGGAGTCATCCTTGACGGCTTCCCCCGGACGCTGTCACAGGCCGAGGCCCTCGACCGGGCGCTGGCGGCCACCGGCGGGGCAGTCAGCCGGGTGGTTTACCTGGCGGTGCCTGAAGCGGAGCTGGTAAAAAGGTTGTCCGACCGCTGGATTTGCCGCGGCTGTCAGGCTCCGTACACCGCCGCCGATAAAGCGGCGTCCAACGCTTGCCGCAGGTGCGGCGGCGAATTGTACCAGCGCACCGACGACACGCCGGAAACAGTCAAAAAGAGGCTTGAAGTATATTTTAAGGAGACTTCTCCGCTCGTCGAATACTATCGGCAGGCCGGGATCCTGGCCGAAGTCGATGGTACCGGCGACGTATCGGAGGTAACCGGCCGCATTGCAGCAGCCTTATCTTAA
- the rplM gene encoding 50S ribosomal protein L13, with protein MKTLSVKAGDITREWHVIDAEGKVLGQVAAQAAKLLMGKHKPIFCRHLDCGDGVIIINAGKIIFTGKKGTDKFYYRHSGYPGGFRQESLNQMLEKKPTFPLEHAIRGMLPRNRLGSAMFRKLRVYAGAEHPHLAQVSAAAEAK; from the coding sequence ATGAAAACACTTAGCGTTAAAGCGGGGGACATCACCCGCGAATGGCATGTTATCGATGCCGAGGGTAAAGTTCTGGGGCAGGTGGCGGCTCAAGCTGCCAAGCTGTTAATGGGGAAGCACAAGCCGATTTTCTGCCGGCACCTGGACTGCGGCGACGGTGTTATTATTATCAACGCCGGCAAGATAATCTTCACCGGCAAAAAAGGCACCGACAAGTTCTACTACCGCCACTCCGGCTATCCGGGCGGTTTCCGCCAGGAGAGCTTGAATCAGATGCTTGAAAAAAAGCCGACCTTCCCGTTGGAACACGCCATCCGCGGCATGCTGCCGCGCAACCGGCTGGGTTCAGCTATGTTCAGGAAGCTGCGCGTTTACGCCGGCGCCGAGCACCCGCACCTGGCTCAGGTGTCAGCCGCCGCCGAGGCCAAATAG
- the rpmD gene encoding 50S ribosomal protein L30 has product MAKIAITWVKSGIKYKFDQKDTLESLGLKRMNQTVIQEDNQAIRGMIQKVRHLVAVSEAE; this is encoded by the coding sequence GTGGCTAAGATCGCAATTACCTGGGTTAAAAGCGGCATAAAATACAAGTTCGACCAGAAGGACACCCTGGAGTCCCTGGGCCTTAAAAGAATGAACCAGACAGTTATCCAGGAAGATAACCAGGCTATCCGGGGCATGATTCAGAAAGTCAGGCATCTGGTGGCTGTCTCGGAGGCGGAATAA
- a CDS encoding DNA-directed RNA polymerase subunit alpha — MSEIAQPVIEIKSAHGSDFAHFVVEPLDKGFGTTLGNALRRVLLSSLPGAAVTQVRIEGVQHEFSPLPKAKEDTIDFLLNLKGLRLKAVSGRPGRLILDVKGKRKVTAGDIEPSSDFTVANPDLYLLTMDDKDAHFYVEMDVEIDRGYRLADSKENPTVGTIPQDAIFSPVEKVNYTTEPVHLGQETSYERLHLQVWTDGTVSPSEAVVQSANILLKQFAPFASLGGMPFPISEKRVEKLTIPEEKFNMPIEQLDLSVRSLNCLRHAGITTVGEVMTKGIDELMGLRNFGLKSLNELEERLQVFGLSLNQPGESAVAPVEEEEKKPKRKRAQAAAE; from the coding sequence GTGTCAGAAATCGCTCAGCCGGTAATTGAAATAAAAAGCGCTCACGGCAGTGACTTTGCCCATTTTGTGGTCGAACCGCTGGACAAAGGCTTCGGCACCACGCTGGGTAATGCCCTGCGGCGGGTGCTCCTGTCGTCGCTGCCCGGCGCCGCCGTCACGCAGGTTCGTATTGAAGGCGTTCAGCATGAATTTTCACCGCTGCCCAAGGCCAAGGAAGATACCATCGATTTCCTGCTCAATCTTAAGGGTTTGCGCCTTAAAGCTGTTTCCGGACGCCCGGGGCGGCTCATCCTCGATGTCAAAGGAAAGCGTAAAGTCACTGCCGGTGATATTGAACCATCGTCAGATTTCACTGTGGCTAACCCGGATTTATACCTGCTGACGATGGACGACAAAGACGCTCATTTTTACGTCGAGATGGATGTGGAGATTGATCGGGGTTATCGCCTGGCCGATTCAAAGGAAAATCCGACAGTCGGCACGATCCCGCAGGATGCCATCTTCAGCCCGGTGGAAAAGGTTAATTACACCACTGAGCCGGTACACCTGGGTCAGGAAACAAGCTACGAACGGCTGCATCTTCAGGTGTGGACCGACGGTACCGTCAGTCCCTCTGAAGCGGTAGTGCAATCCGCAAACATTTTGCTCAAGCAATTCGCGCCGTTCGCCAGCCTCGGGGGGATGCCGTTCCCCATCAGCGAGAAGCGGGTTGAAAAACTGACCATCCCTGAAGAGAAGTTCAATATGCCGATCGAGCAGCTTGACCTGTCGGTACGGTCGTTGAATTGTCTGAGGCACGCCGGGATTACTACTGTCGGCGAAGTCATGACCAAGGGAATCGACGAGTTAATGGGGTTGAGAAATTTCGGTTTGAAGAGCCTGAACGAACTTGAGGAAAGACTGCAAGTATTCGGGCTGTCACTCAATCAGCCTGGCGAAAGCGCCGTCGCGCCGGTTGAAGAAGAAGAAAAGAAGCCAAAGCGCAAACGCGCTCAAGCGGCGGCAGAGTGA
- the rpsE gene encoding 30S ribosomal protein S5 translates to MVKAVISKIDAQELSLNDKLIFINRVTKVVKGGKRMAFSALVVTGDGAGHVGVGMGKAKEVPVAIAKASAIAKKNLIKVDMKGTTIHHEIRIKYGAAEVFLKPAAPGTGIIAGGSVRAVLETAGIKDILTKSMGSPNKVNVARATIAALAAVKNPADTLAKRRAGTSAEEVVGG, encoded by the coding sequence ATGGTAAAAGCGGTTATTTCCAAGATCGATGCGCAGGAGCTGTCGCTGAACGACAAGCTCATATTCATCAACCGGGTGACCAAAGTGGTCAAGGGCGGCAAGAGGATGGCCTTTTCCGCTCTCGTCGTTACCGGCGACGGCGCCGGTCATGTCGGCGTGGGCATGGGGAAGGCCAAAGAAGTTCCGGTAGCTATCGCCAAGGCTTCCGCGATCGCCAAGAAAAACCTGATCAAAGTTGATATGAAAGGCACCACCATCCATCATGAAATCCGGATAAAATACGGCGCTGCCGAGGTATTTTTAAAGCCAGCCGCTCCGGGAACCGGCATCATCGCCGGCGGCAGCGTCCGGGCGGTGCTGGAGACGGCCGGGATTAAAGATATTTTAACCAAATCCATGGGCAGTCCCAACAAGGTCAACGTTGCCAGGGCGACCATAGCCGCTTTAGCGGCGGTTAAAAACCCCGCAGACACTCTGGCCAAGCGGCGCGCCGGCACTTCCGCCGAGGAGGTTGTCGGTGGCTAA
- the rpsI gene encoding 30S ribosomal protein S9, producing the protein MEKKNYFQGTGRRKSAVAQVRLTPGKGAIVVDGKPFEEIFNRPEYVRTVMKPLEVTETINKFSVMVKLSGGGISGQSDAIAMGLSRALIAVDDKNKAVLRQNGLLTRDPRTKERKKAGLKRARKAPQYTKR; encoded by the coding sequence ATGGAAAAGAAGAACTACTTTCAGGGCACCGGCCGTCGTAAGTCGGCGGTAGCCCAGGTGCGCCTTACTCCGGGCAAAGGCGCCATCGTCGTCGACGGTAAACCGTTCGAGGAGATCTTCAACCGGCCGGAATACGTCAGGACGGTGATGAAGCCTCTCGAGGTTACAGAGACAATCAATAAATTCTCGGTCATGGTTAAGCTGTCCGGCGGCGGTATTTCCGGGCAGAGCGATGCCATTGCCATGGGTCTGTCACGCGCGTTAATAGCAGTTGACGATAAAAACAAAGCCGTGCTGCGTCAGAACGGCCTGCTGACCCGGGACCCGCGGACCAAAGAGCGGAAGAAAGCCGGCCTCAAGCGAGCCCGCAAGGCGCCTCAGTACACCAAGCGTTAA
- the rplQ gene encoding 50S ribosomal protein L17: MRHGLVTKRFDRDKGQREALFRGLVTDLLKYEKITTTESRAKEIRKVAEKMVTLGKKGNLSARRQAAAYIYDEAAVDRLFGEMAKRYAERSGGYTRVVKIGPRAGDGAAEAIVEFVK, encoded by the coding sequence ATGCGACACGGATTAGTTACCAAACGGTTTGACCGCGACAAGGGCCAACGTGAAGCCCTGTTTCGCGGCCTGGTGACCGACCTGTTAAAATACGAGAAAATCACCACCACCGAATCTCGGGCCAAGGAAATCCGCAAGGTTGCTGAAAAAATGGTTACCTTAGGTAAAAAAGGCAACCTCTCCGCCAGGCGGCAGGCCGCGGCTTACATATATGATGAAGCGGCGGTTGACAGGCTTTTCGGCGAGATGGCCAAACGCTACGCTGAACGCTCAGGCGGCTATACTCGTGTTGTTAAGATCGGACCACGGGCAGGCGACGGCGCCGCCGAAGCGATCGTCGAGTTCGTCAAATAG
- the rplO gene encoding 50S ribosomal protein L15 has protein sequence MKEHELFPSPGASKNRKRVGRGDASGHGNYSGRGYKGQKARAGGRVRPGFEGGQNPLIKKLPQKRGFHNPFRVEYDVVNIGDLKVFDSGAVVDADSLVSARLLKSASRPFKILGGGELDRALTVKAVAFSAEAKAKIEAAGGKTEVA, from the coding sequence ATGAAAGAACACGAGCTATTTCCTTCGCCCGGAGCCTCAAAAAACCGCAAACGGGTCGGCAGAGGTGATGCCTCGGGACACGGGAACTATTCCGGGCGCGGCTACAAAGGCCAGAAGGCTAGAGCCGGCGGGCGGGTCCGCCCCGGCTTTGAAGGCGGCCAGAACCCGCTGATCAAGAAACTGCCGCAGAAGCGGGGTTTCCACAATCCATTCCGTGTTGAATACGATGTAGTTAATATCGGCGACCTGAAAGTATTTGACAGCGGCGCAGTTGTCGACGCCGACAGCCTGGTTAGCGCGCGGTTGCTTAAATCGGCCAGCCGGCCGTTCAAAATTCTTGGCGGCGGTGAACTGGATAGGGCTTTGACGGTGAAGGCCGTTGCTTTCAGCGCCGAGGCCAAAGCCAAGATTGAAGCCGCCGGTGGTAAAACAGAGGTAGCGTAA
- the secY gene encoding preprotein translocase subunit SecY has protein sequence MPEKSSRPKLLQAMVDAFSLPDLRRRILITIGILAAFRVIAHVPMPGVDSQALAELMEGNAVLGMLDIFSGGALRNFSLVALGVYPYITASIVMTLMTPIIPFLQRLSQEGEAGRNKINLITHWMTVPLAALGGWGQLVLLQREGVVAASDPLVTVSIIISLTAGTLFLVWLGEQITQYGIGNGVSIIIFAGIVAGLPQLIGQGFLAREQFLGLGVYLLIALATTILIVIFTEAHRRIPVQYAKTVIKSGRMYRQSGASHIPLRVNTAGMIPLIFASALVIFPGTIASYFMNPAGSDPNFWNTIYTWFNPNTELPIGAFYWVMFFLLTIAFAFFYTMVVFEQQDLPGTLQKQGGFIPGIRPGKQTATYLNSVIRNITWGGALFLATVAIMPFLAREITSVQTLQLSSFGMLIVVGVVLDTMKQLEAQLVMRRYEGFIK, from the coding sequence ATGCCGGAGAAATCAAGCCGCCCCAAGTTGCTCCAGGCGATGGTTGACGCTTTCAGCCTGCCGGATCTCCGGAGGCGTATCCTTATTACCATAGGTATTCTGGCGGCGTTCCGAGTAATTGCCCACGTGCCGATGCCGGGCGTTGATTCCCAGGCGCTGGCCGAGTTGATGGAAGGAAATGCCGTCCTCGGCATGCTCGACATCTTTTCCGGCGGCGCGCTCAGAAACTTCAGTCTGGTAGCCCTGGGCGTTTATCCATATATCACTGCCAGCATCGTGATGACGCTGATGACGCCGATCATACCGTTCCTGCAGCGGCTGTCACAGGAAGGCGAAGCCGGGCGCAACAAGATCAACCTGATTACTCACTGGATGACAGTGCCGCTGGCGGCGCTGGGTGGCTGGGGGCAGCTGGTTCTTCTGCAGCGCGAAGGCGTGGTGGCGGCTTCCGACCCCCTGGTGACAGTATCCATCATTATTTCGCTGACCGCGGGCACACTGTTCCTGGTCTGGCTGGGCGAACAGATTACCCAGTACGGCATCGGTAACGGCGTGTCCATAATCATCTTCGCCGGCATCGTCGCCGGGCTGCCGCAGCTTATCGGTCAAGGTTTCCTGGCCCGCGAGCAGTTCCTGGGCCTGGGGGTCTATCTGCTCATCGCCCTAGCGACTACCATCCTCATCGTTATCTTTACCGAAGCTCATCGACGGATTCCGGTGCAGTACGCCAAAACCGTCATCAAGAGCGGCCGAATGTACCGCCAGAGCGGCGCTTCCCATATTCCGCTCCGGGTTAACACCGCTGGTATGATTCCCTTGATCTTCGCTTCGGCGCTGGTCATTTTCCCGGGCACCATCGCCAGCTACTTCATGAACCCGGCCGGGAGCGATCCCAATTTTTGGAACACTATCTACACCTGGTTCAATCCCAATACCGAACTGCCGATCGGGGCATTTTACTGGGTGATGTTCTTCCTGTTGACCATAGCGTTCGCCTTTTTCTACACCATGGTCGTTTTCGAACAGCAAGACCTGCCGGGCACTCTGCAGAAGCAGGGCGGCTTTATCCCCGGCATCCGTCCCGGCAAACAGACGGCGACCTACCTGAACTCGGTGATCCGCAATATCACCTGGGGAGGCGCCCTGTTCCTGGCAACGGTGGCCATCATGCCCTTCCTGGCCCGGGAGATCACCAGCGTCCAGACGCTGCAGCTGTCAAGCTTCGGCATGCTTATCGTTGTCGGCGTGGTACTGGACACCATGAAGCAGCTTGAAGCCCAGCTGGTAATGAGGCGGTACGAAGGCTTTATAAAATAG
- the map gene encoding type I methionyl aminopeptidase, with amino-acid sequence MGIIIKSDREIAIMRRAGRIIGTTLEELRNRLKPGMKTAELDKIAEEMLRKMGAAPSFKGYHGFPASLCVSVNEEIVHGIPGDRILKEGDLVSLDLGAVVEGFQADAAISAGVGQVSADVEDLIKATADSLAEGLAAARDGNHLGDIGEAVEDCAKRHGFNVVKNYGGHGIGRSMHEDPHIPNFGRSGSGPKLRKGMTLAVEPMLSAGSCENKVGADAWTVVTADGKLAAHAEHTIAITEGEAEVLTLAR; translated from the coding sequence ATGGGAATAATTATAAAATCGGATAGAGAGATCGCCATCATGCGGCGCGCCGGCAGGATCATCGGCACGACCCTTGAGGAGTTGAGGAATAGATTAAAGCCGGGTATGAAAACGGCCGAGTTGGATAAGATAGCAGAAGAGATGCTGCGAAAGATGGGCGCCGCGCCCTCGTTCAAGGGCTATCACGGCTTCCCTGCGTCGTTATGCGTGTCCGTGAATGAAGAAATCGTTCACGGCATTCCCGGTGATCGGATTCTCAAGGAGGGCGACCTGGTGTCACTCGATTTGGGAGCGGTGGTTGAAGGCTTTCAGGCTGACGCCGCCATTTCCGCCGGTGTCGGGCAAGTGTCGGCTGATGTGGAAGACCTGATCAAAGCCACCGCCGATTCACTGGCCGAAGGGCTTGCCGCGGCGCGGGACGGCAATCACCTGGGCGATATCGGTGAAGCGGTAGAGGATTGCGCCAAACGGCACGGTTTTAATGTCGTTAAAAACTACGGTGGTCACGGCATCGGGCGCTCGATGCATGAGGACCCGCATATTCCGAATTTCGGAAGATCCGGCAGCGGGCCGAAGCTCAGAAAAGGGATGACTCTGGCTGTCGAACCGATGCTGAGCGCCGGCAGCTGCGAAAATAAAGTCGGCGCCGATGCCTGGACGGTGGTCACCGCCGATGGGAAACTGGCAGCTCACGCAGAACACACCATCGCGATAACCGAGGGTGAAGCCGAGGTTCTGACCCTCGCCCGGTAA
- the rpsH gene encoding 30S ribosomal protein S8 produces MTDPISDMLTRIRNAAMAGHETTLVPASRIKQNIAKLLKQEGFISGFELTGAKPQRQIKVTLRYDEKGTPAVTGLERVSKPGLRVYVERGEIPRVYGGLGVAVLSTSRGVMTGYQAWKSGVGGELLLKVW; encoded by the coding sequence ATGACTGATCCGATTTCTGATATGCTCACCCGAATCCGCAATGCCGCGATGGCCGGGCACGAGACGACGCTGGTACCGGCTTCGCGAATCAAGCAGAATATTGCCAAGTTGCTCAAACAGGAAGGCTTTATTTCCGGGTTTGAGCTTACCGGCGCCAAGCCGCAGCGGCAAATAAAGGTGACACTGCGCTACGACGAAAAGGGAACGCCGGCGGTTACCGGCCTCGAGCGAGTCTCCAAACCAGGTCTAAGGGTGTATGTCGAGAGGGGAGAAATCCCCCGGGTGTACGGCGGCCTGGGCGTAGCGGTGCTTTCAACTTCCCGCGGCGTGATGACCGGCTATCAGGCATGGAAGTCTGGTGTCGGCGGAGAGCTGCTTCTCAAAGTTTGGTAA
- the rplF gene encoding 50S ribosomal protein L6: MSRIGKLPVVVPKGVKVTIEGSKVTVTGPKGELYREFSPDMGISFENDKIVVRRPSDAQNHRSLHGLSRTLLVNMIDGVSKGFEKGLEIVGVGFRAEKTGDNLVLRVGYSHPVEFKPKQGISFALETPTKLKVMGIDKEQVGQVAAEIRSVRKPDSYKGKGIRYAGEKIKLKPGKAVGKAAK, translated from the coding sequence ATGTCACGTATCGGCAAATTACCGGTGGTTGTCCCCAAAGGGGTTAAAGTTACGATAGAAGGCAGCAAAGTGACCGTTACCGGTCCCAAAGGCGAATTATATCGTGAGTTCTCCCCAGATATGGGGATCTCCTTTGAAAACGACAAAATAGTGGTGCGGCGGCCGTCCGATGCCCAGAATCACCGATCACTTCACGGTTTATCGCGCACTCTGTTAGTCAATATGATTGACGGGGTAAGCAAGGGCTTTGAAAAAGGGCTCGAAATCGTCGGCGTGGGTTTCAGGGCTGAGAAAACCGGCGACAATTTGGTGCTAAGGGTGGGTTATTCACATCCGGTCGAGTTTAAACCCAAGCAGGGGATAAGCTTCGCTCTTGAGACGCCGACTAAACTAAAAGTTATGGGCATCGACAAAGAGCAGGTCGGACAGGTAGCCGCCGAAATTCGTTCGGTAAGGAAGCCGGATTCCTACAAGGGCAAAGGTATTCGGTATGCCGGCGAGAAGATCAAACTTAAGCCGGGTAAAGCGGTCGGAAAGGCGGCTAAGTAA
- the rpsD gene encoding 30S ribosomal protein S4: protein MARYYLAVCRQCRRSGEKLMLKGNKCFSKCTFDKRPKPPGPQPARPRRLSDRGTQLREKQKIRYSFGMLEREFRRFFAEAERQPGVTGDSLMLLLERRLDNVVYRSGLADSRAQARQVVRHGHINVGGKNVDIPSYLVKESDVITFKEQSTKTGYYQKVLEVIGSKMTPGWLAIDKKTLACKVVSLPTPGDLDMKLDAQAAVEYYSR from the coding sequence ATGGCGAGATACTATTTGGCAGTATGCCGGCAGTGCCGGCGCAGCGGCGAAAAACTGATGCTCAAAGGCAATAAGTGTTTCAGCAAATGCACCTTTGACAAGCGGCCCAAGCCGCCCGGGCCGCAGCCGGCTCGGCCGCGGCGTCTTTCGGATCGCGGTACCCAGCTTCGGGAGAAGCAGAAGATACGCTATTCTTTCGGTATGCTCGAACGCGAATTCCGGCGATTTTTTGCCGAAGCCGAACGTCAGCCCGGTGTTACCGGCGACTCCTTGATGCTCCTGCTGGAACGCCGGTTGGACAACGTCGTCTACCGGTCAGGCCTGGCTGATTCCCGGGCTCAAGCGCGGCAGGTGGTACGGCACGGTCATATAAACGTCGGCGGTAAGAATGTTGACATCCCGTCCTACCTGGTAAAAGAATCTGACGTCATCACTTTTAAAGAACAGAGCACCAAGACCGGGTATTACCAGAAAGTGCTCGAGGTTATCGGGTCCAAGATGACTCCCGGCTGGTTGGCGATTGATAAAAAGACTCTCGCCTGCAAAGTGGTTTCTTTACCGACACCTGGCGATCTCGACATGAAGCTCGACGCTCAGGCCGCGGTGGAGTACTACTCCCGTTAA
- the infA gene encoding translation initiation factor IF-1 translates to MPKKDAIEVEGTVLEALPNASFRVELANGHEVLAHISGKMRVHYIRILPGDRVLVELSPYDLTRGRVTYRFKS, encoded by the coding sequence ATGCCGAAGAAAGATGCTATTGAAGTTGAAGGGACAGTGCTGGAAGCGCTGCCTAACGCCAGTTTTCGGGTGGAACTGGCTAACGGGCACGAAGTGCTGGCCCATATCTCGGGAAAAATGAGGGTCCATTATATCAGAATACTGCCCGGCGATAGGGTATTAGTCGAATTATCGCCGTATGATTTAACCCGCGGCAGGGTTACCTACCGCTTCAAGTCGTAA
- the rplR gene encoding 50S ribosomal protein L18, whose amino-acid sequence MAKMTSLAARKQRHERLRKTLSGTAERPRLCVYRSLTHIYAQVIDDRRGATLAQASTLDAEIKAPAADHEKMAQAELVGKTIARRAQDAGIKEVVFDRGGYKYHGRVKALADAARAAGLSF is encoded by the coding sequence ATGGCTAAAATGACATCACTGGCGGCGCGGAAGCAACGCCACGAACGATTGCGCAAAACCCTGAGCGGGACGGCTGAACGGCCTCGTCTCTGTGTATACCGGTCGCTCACTCATATATACGCCCAGGTTATCGACGACCGGCGCGGCGCCACCCTGGCCCAGGCATCGACGCTGGACGCGGAGATTAAAGCACCCGCCGCGGACCATGAGAAGATGGCCCAGGCCGAGCTTGTGGGGAAAACCATCGCCAGGCGAGCCCAGGATGCCGGTATTAAAGAAGTTGTTTTTGACCGGGGCGGGTACAAGTATCATGGCCGCGTTAAAGCGCTCGCCGATGCCGCCCGCGCCGCCGGACTATCGTTTTAG
- the truA gene encoding tRNA pseudouridine(38-40) synthase TruA yields MTGEIKTKVALIIEYDGTRFSGSQCQPRAATVQSEVESAIEKLTGEKLRVMLSSRTDTGVSALGQVASFRTGSTLAPERIIGGLNHYLPQDIAIKAAYRIPDDLDVRRAAVSREYLYRIWNEPERSPLNERFRHRVAPRLDERAMDAAARLLVGTHDLKAFGSADKGPERSAVRTVYEASVSRNGAEVTFRIVANSFLTHQVRNTVGALIKVGTGDLTVEEFKGLLLINAPGKAGPAVPGKGLCLIKINYRKDLGDYNENT; encoded by the coding sequence TTGACCGGCGAGATTAAAACCAAAGTAGCTTTAATAATTGAATATGACGGCACGCGGTTCTCTGGTTCTCAGTGCCAGCCGAGAGCGGCCACCGTACAATCTGAGGTAGAGTCAGCAATTGAGAAGCTGACCGGCGAAAAGCTGCGGGTAATGCTTTCAAGCCGTACCGACACCGGCGTTTCGGCTCTGGGTCAGGTTGCCAGTTTCCGAACCGGATCGACGCTGGCGCCGGAACGGATTATCGGGGGACTGAACCACTACCTGCCGCAGGACATCGCTATAAAGGCCGCTTATCGGATTCCGGACGACCTGGACGTACGGCGGGCGGCAGTCAGCCGGGAATACCTCTATCGTATCTGGAACGAACCGGAGCGATCGCCGCTTAACGAGCGGTTTCGCCACCGGGTGGCGCCGAGGCTCGATGAGAGAGCGATGGACGCGGCAGCCAGGCTTCTGGTCGGGACCCACGACTTGAAAGCTTTCGGCAGTGCCGACAAGGGGCCGGAGCGGAGTGCGGTACGCACCGTCTACGAAGCCAGTGTCAGCCGTAACGGGGCTGAAGTGACTTTCAGGATCGTAGCCAACTCCTTTCTGACCCATCAGGTCAGGAACACAGTAGGCGCCCTGATTAAGGTCGGGACGGGTGATCTGACCGTTGAGGAGTTTAAAGGACTGTTATTGATTAATGCACCAGGCAAGGCTGGGCCGGCAGTGCCGGGCAAAGGGCTTTGCCTTATTAAGATCAACTACCGGAAAGATTTGGGAGATTACAATGAAAACACTTAG
- the rpmJ gene encoding 50S ribosomal protein L36 codes for MKVKASVKPRCEKCKIVRREGVVRNICTNVKHKQRQG; via the coding sequence GTGAAAGTCAAAGCTTCAGTTAAGCCCCGTTGTGAAAAGTGCAAGATCGTACGGCGCGAAGGCGTGGTCAGGAATATCTGCACCAACGTCAAGCATAAGCAGCGCCAGGGTTAG
- the rpsM gene encoding 30S ribosomal protein S13, with product MARIAGVDIPQNKQVLFSLPYIYGIGPTLAGQILERLKIDPTVKVSALTEEELNRIREVVDKEFRVEGDLRKEISLNVKRLIDIGSYRGLRHRRSLPVNGQRTRTNARTRRGPRKTVAGRGQKRGAAKK from the coding sequence ATGGCACGTATCGCCGGTGTAGATATTCCGCAAAACAAGCAGGTGTTGTTTTCCCTGCCGTACATTTACGGCATCGGGCCAACCCTTGCCGGACAGATCCTCGAGCGGTTGAAGATCGACCCGACCGTTAAAGTGTCGGCGCTGACCGAGGAAGAACTCAACCGGATCCGCGAAGTTGTCGATAAGGAATTCCGTGTCGAGGGCGACCTGCGCAAAGAAATATCATTGAATGTAAAGCGTTTGATAGATATCGGCTCCTACCGCGGGCTGCGGCATCGCCGCAGTTTGCCGGTCAATGGCCAGCGCACCCGAACCAACGCGCGCACCCGCCGCGGGCCTCGGAAGACCGTAGCCGGTCGCGGCCAGAAGCGCGGCGCCGCCAAGAAGTAA